One window from the genome of Acuticoccus sp. I52.16.1 encodes:
- a CDS encoding TRAP transporter small permease, whose protein sequence is MARLLERFCAGTEAVAGLLLALVTVLIVVSAVGRYLFAFPVPDSFDLSRLLIGAAVMWGFAALGYRGSHIKVELFADALPRPLKRVVDALAWALVLLFVVLLAWKMFGRVESAFRSGEATFDLRIVVWPLMGVIWLGTAAAVVTVGARLGLIIVRGDTLDHAERIQADDEAVR, encoded by the coding sequence GTGGCACGCTTGCTTGAACGCTTCTGCGCCGGGACCGAGGCCGTCGCCGGCCTGCTCCTGGCGCTCGTGACCGTCCTCATCGTCGTCTCGGCGGTCGGGCGCTATCTCTTCGCCTTCCCCGTGCCGGACAGCTTCGACCTTTCCCGCCTCCTCATCGGCGCCGCCGTGATGTGGGGTTTCGCCGCGCTCGGCTATCGCGGCTCGCACATCAAGGTGGAACTCTTCGCCGACGCGCTGCCGCGGCCGCTGAAGCGCGTGGTCGACGCGCTCGCCTGGGCGCTCGTCCTCCTCTTCGTCGTGCTGCTGGCGTGGAAGATGTTCGGCCGCGTCGAGAGCGCGTTCCGGTCCGGCGAGGCGACGTTCGACCTGCGCATCGTGGTGTGGCCGCTGATGGGCGTCATCTGGCTCGGCACCGCGGCGGCGGTGGTGACCGTGGGGGCGCGCCTCGGCCTCATCATCGTGCGCGGCGACACGCTCGACCATGCCGAGCGGATCCAGGCGGACGATGAGGCGGTGCGCTGA
- a CDS encoding TRAP transporter large permease subunit: MSANVILVAMFAGLAVFLLTGLPVAFVLGGLSILFTVLFWDPNALIIVVLQIFDTMRSESLLAIPLYIFMALLLQRSGVIEDLYRAMELWFGKLRGGLAVGTVLICVVMAAMTGVVGAAVTAMGILALPEMLRRGYDPKLATGTICASGTLGILIPPSILTIVYAVTAQVSIGTMLIAGIVPGILLATLYTGYILVTAWLNPEKAPAPEDLPDVSLRDKLAALPTLILPTAIIVMVLGSIFFGIATPTEAAAVGVAGAALAAATRRNLSLTLLLDASAETLKATAMILWITVGAKAYVAIFTSLGGADALLGAIESLEVSPYLVLAAMMLILVFLGTVLDEIGIILLTVPVFLPVVRTLGFDEVWFGVLFAMTIQMGYISPPFGYTLFYIKATLPPQLSMSTVYRGILPFFLLQLVGLLILVAVPKLATFLPAMMIN; this comes from the coding sequence GTGAGCGCCAACGTCATCCTGGTGGCGATGTTCGCAGGACTCGCCGTCTTCCTCCTCACCGGGCTTCCCGTCGCCTTCGTCCTGGGCGGCCTGTCGATCCTCTTCACGGTCCTCTTCTGGGACCCGAACGCCCTCATCATCGTCGTCCTGCAGATCTTCGACACCATGCGGTCGGAGTCGCTGCTGGCGATCCCGCTCTACATCTTCATGGCGCTGTTGTTGCAACGCTCGGGGGTGATCGAGGATCTCTACCGCGCGATGGAGCTGTGGTTCGGGAAGCTGCGCGGCGGGCTCGCGGTGGGGACCGTCCTCATCTGCGTCGTCATGGCGGCGATGACGGGCGTCGTCGGCGCGGCGGTGACGGCGATGGGCATCCTGGCGCTCCCCGAGATGCTGCGCCGCGGCTACGACCCGAAGCTCGCCACCGGCACCATCTGCGCCTCGGGCACGCTCGGGATCCTGATCCCGCCGTCGATCCTCACCATCGTCTACGCGGTGACGGCGCAGGTCTCGATCGGCACCATGCTGATCGCCGGCATCGTGCCCGGTATCCTCCTGGCGACGCTCTATACCGGCTACATCCTCGTCACCGCGTGGCTGAACCCCGAGAAGGCGCCCGCGCCCGAGGACCTGCCGGACGTGTCGCTGCGCGACAAGTTGGCGGCGCTGCCGACGCTGATCCTGCCGACGGCGATCATCGTCATGGTTCTGGGGTCGATCTTCTTCGGCATCGCGACGCCGACGGAGGCCGCCGCGGTGGGCGTCGCCGGTGCCGCGCTCGCCGCCGCGACGCGCCGCAACCTGTCGCTGACGCTGCTGCTCGACGCGTCGGCGGAGACACTGAAGGCGACGGCGATGATCCTGTGGATCACGGTCGGCGCGAAGGCCTACGTCGCGATCTTCACCTCGCTCGGCGGGGCGGACGCGCTGCTCGGCGCCATCGAGAGCCTCGAGGTCAGCCCCTACCTGGTGCTGGCGGCGATGATGCTGATCCTGGTCTTCCTCGGCACCGTGCTCGACGAGATCGGCATCATCCTCCTCACCGTGCCGGTCTTCCTGCCGGTGGTGCGCACGCTCGGCTTCGACGAGGTGTGGTTCGGCGTCCTCTTCGCGATGACGATCCAGATGGGCTACATCTCGCCGCCCTTCGGCTACACGCTCTTCTACATCAAGGCGACGCTCCCGCCGCAGCTCTCGATGTCGACGGTCTATCGCGGCATCCTGCCCTTTTTCCTGCTGCAGCTCGTCGGCCTTCTCATCCTCGTCGCCGTGCCGAAGCTCGCGACCTTCCTGCCGGCGATGATGATCAACTGA
- a CDS encoding crotonase/enoyl-CoA hydratase family protein: MTALPDSLSVTIEGEIAVVALTRPAKRNALDMATVNGLAAFFSGPPQGVKAAVLVGEGPHFCAGLDLSEMVAVTTPMASVTHSRAWHRAFQEIEFGVIPVVSVMHGAVIGGGLELAAATHVRVAERTAYYGLPEGQRGLFLGGGGSVRISRMIGAHRVMEMMLTGRTLAAEEALGLGLTHYLVEPGEGRAKGIALARKIAGNASGSNYAIINALPRIAASAPEAGLMTESLTAAFAEGAPETRQRLKDFLEKRADKVTRD, translated from the coding sequence ATGACCGCGCTGCCCGACTCGCTCTCCGTCACCATCGAGGGGGAGATCGCGGTCGTCGCCCTGACGCGCCCGGCCAAGCGCAACGCTCTCGACATGGCGACGGTGAACGGCCTCGCCGCCTTCTTCTCCGGCCCGCCACAGGGGGTGAAAGCCGCCGTCCTCGTCGGCGAGGGGCCGCATTTCTGTGCCGGGCTCGACCTGTCGGAGATGGTCGCGGTGACGACGCCGATGGCCTCGGTCACCCACTCGCGCGCCTGGCACCGGGCCTTCCAGGAGATCGAGTTCGGCGTCATCCCGGTGGTCTCGGTGATGCACGGCGCGGTGATCGGCGGCGGGTTGGAGCTGGCGGCGGCGACGCACGTGCGCGTGGCCGAGCGCACGGCCTACTACGGCCTGCCCGAAGGGCAGCGCGGGCTCTTCCTGGGCGGCGGCGGCTCGGTGCGGATCAGCCGGATGATCGGCGCGCACCGGGTGATGGAGATGATGCTCACCGGGCGCACGCTCGCCGCCGAGGAGGCGCTGGGTCTCGGCCTCACGCACTATCTCGTCGAGCCCGGCGAGGGGCGGGCCAAGGGCATCGCGCTGGCGCGCAAGATCGCCGGCAACGCTTCGGGCAGCAACTACGCGATCATCAACGCCCTCCCCCGCATCGCCGCCAGCGCCCCGGAGGCGGGGCTGATGACCGAATCGCTGACGGCCGCCTTCGCGGAAGGCGCACCGGAGACCCGGCAGCGGCTGAAGGACTTCCTCGAAAAGCGCGCCGACAAGGTGACGCGGGACTGA
- a CDS encoding amidohydrolase family protein, translated as MNIDDLVAIDVHTHAERSCRQPADTFWQPYEDAATQYFKVGERPTIADTIAHYRARKIGLVMFCVDSESTIGNRRISNLEVAEAAAANADMMMAFASIDPHKGMMGVREARELIEAGLIRGFKFHPTLQGFFPNDPLAYKLYEVIAEHKLPALFHSGHSGIGTGMPGGGGLRLKYSNPMHLDDVAADFPDMTVIIAHPSWPWQDEALSVCLHKPNVYIDLSGWRPKYFPPQLVQFANTQLKRKMLFGTDYPLITPDAWIADFKDAGFREEVHPLILKDNAVRALGIRQNSPPPQ; from the coding sequence ATGAACATCGACGATCTCGTCGCCATCGACGTGCACACCCACGCCGAGCGCTCCTGCCGCCAGCCGGCGGACACCTTCTGGCAGCCCTACGAGGACGCGGCGACGCAATATTTCAAGGTCGGCGAGCGGCCGACCATCGCCGACACGATCGCGCATTACCGCGCGCGGAAGATCGGGCTGGTGATGTTCTGCGTCGACAGCGAATCGACCATCGGCAACCGCCGCATCTCCAACCTCGAGGTGGCCGAGGCCGCGGCGGCGAACGCGGACATGATGATGGCCTTCGCCTCCATCGACCCGCACAAGGGGATGATGGGCGTGCGCGAGGCGCGCGAGCTGATCGAGGCCGGGCTCATCCGGGGCTTCAAGTTCCACCCCACCCTTCAGGGCTTCTTTCCCAACGACCCGCTCGCCTACAAGCTCTACGAGGTGATCGCCGAGCACAAGCTGCCGGCGCTCTTCCACTCCGGCCACTCGGGGATCGGCACCGGCATGCCGGGCGGCGGGGGGCTGCGGCTGAAGTACTCCAACCCCATGCACCTCGACGACGTCGCGGCCGACTTTCCCGACATGACGGTCATCATCGCCCACCCGTCGTGGCCGTGGCAGGACGAGGCGCTGTCGGTGTGCCTGCACAAGCCGAATGTCTACATCGACCTGTCGGGCTGGCGGCCGAAATACTTTCCGCCGCAGCTCGTCCAATTCGCCAACACGCAGCTCAAGCGCAAGATGCTGTTCGGGACGGACTACCCGCTCATCACCCCGGATGCGTGGATCGCGGACTTCAAGGACGCGGGCTTCCGCGAGGAGGTACACCCGCTGATCCTGAAGGATAATGCCGTCCGCGCCCTCGGGATCCGCCAAAACTCGCCCCCACCCCAATAA
- the dctP gene encoding TRAP transporter substrate-binding protein DctP codes for MTKISRRTFGKLAGGAAAFAAAGSLAAPAIAQGQKVKWRMQALWDGGTTPLQFEEDFVTLVGEKTGGDFEIQLFSAGQIVPPAQAFDAVRGGAFQLMKTFDGYEAGKIPALAFTSTIPFGFPEAAQYNAWFYENGGIEMAKEAYAPAGLSYIAPSVYGQEPIHSKVRITEIAEFAGKNGRFVGLASAVMSGFGVKVSPLPTSEVYSALDKGLIDIADRGDLQANLDAGLGEVAKFIILPGVHQPTTSTSYVANTAAMKQLPDGFAEALAEAAKETAEAYEANKIESDKSALAAFQEQGVEVIELAQDDVVAARPKAQELWQQATKGNALAEKILESQVALMKELGLIS; via the coding sequence ATGACCAAGATTTCCCGCCGCACGTTCGGCAAACTCGCCGGTGGCGCGGCCGCATTCGCCGCGGCCGGCTCGCTCGCCGCCCCCGCCATCGCGCAGGGGCAGAAGGTGAAGTGGCGCATGCAGGCGCTGTGGGACGGCGGCACCACCCCGCTCCAGTTCGAAGAGGACTTCGTCACCCTGGTCGGCGAGAAGACCGGCGGCGACTTCGAGATTCAGCTCTTCTCGGCCGGCCAGATCGTGCCCCCGGCGCAGGCGTTCGACGCGGTCCGCGGCGGCGCCTTCCAGCTGATGAAGACCTTCGACGGCTACGAGGCCGGCAAGATCCCTGCGCTCGCCTTCACCTCGACGATCCCGTTCGGCTTCCCCGAGGCCGCGCAGTACAATGCCTGGTTCTACGAGAACGGCGGCATCGAGATGGCGAAGGAGGCCTACGCCCCGGCCGGCCTCTCCTACATCGCCCCGTCCGTCTACGGCCAGGAGCCGATCCACTCGAAGGTCCGCATCACCGAGATCGCCGAGTTCGCCGGCAAGAACGGGCGCTTCGTCGGGCTCGCCTCGGCCGTCATGTCCGGCTTCGGCGTGAAGGTATCGCCGCTGCCGACCTCCGAGGTGTACTCCGCGCTCGACAAGGGCCTGATCGATATCGCCGACCGGGGCGACCTGCAGGCCAACCTCGACGCCGGCCTGGGTGAGGTGGCCAAGTTCATCATCCTGCCGGGCGTGCACCAGCCGACGACGTCGACCTCGTACGTCGCCAACACCGCGGCGATGAAGCAGCTGCCGGACGGCTTCGCCGAGGCGCTCGCCGAGGCCGCCAAGGAGACCGCCGAGGCCTACGAGGCGAACAAGATCGAGAGCGACAAGTCCGCCCTCGCCGCCTTCCAGGAGCAGGGTGTCGAGGTGATCGAGCTGGCGCAGGACGACGTCGTCGCGGCGCGTCCGAAGGCGCAGGAGCTGTGGCAGCAGGCCACAAAGGGCAACGCGCTCGCCGAGAAGATCCTCGAGTCGCAGGTGGCGCTGATGAAAGAGCTCGGGCTCATCAGCTAA
- a CDS encoding TRAP transporter large permease — MANSDLVAGAGFVALFVMMALRVPIGIAMGLVGVFGFGAVRGMKPALNLLTTSPIRVIADFNLSLIPFFILMGVLATNSGMSREMFRAGQAWLGRFRGGLALSTIAACAGFAAICGSSVATAATMTKIALPEMRRFGYPEDVSSGVVAAGGTLGILIPPSVVLAVYAYITEQDVGVLFVAGIIPGLIAILFYMGAVRLAYRNKLPEGTPFQMREAVASLSGIWAVLLLFVMVIGAMYFGVVTPTEAAATGALLTMLIGIVRRRLGPRLIMASLVEALRTSVAIYTILIGAVLFGYFLAITRTPQKITMFLTDLDVGAYGTLALILGFFLLAGCILDAMAMIILLVPIVFPVIQGLGFDPIWFGVIIVVTVELGMITPPVGMNVFVINTIARDVPLTTIFRGILPFVAADILRLILYVAFPAIILFLPSTM, encoded by the coding sequence ATGGCGAACTCCGACCTCGTCGCCGGCGCCGGGTTCGTCGCGCTCTTCGTCATGATGGCGCTGCGCGTGCCGATCGGCATCGCGATGGGCCTCGTCGGCGTCTTCGGCTTCGGCGCGGTGCGCGGCATGAAGCCGGCCCTCAACCTCCTGACGACATCGCCCATCCGCGTGATCGCCGACTTCAACCTCTCGCTCATCCCGTTCTTCATCCTGATGGGCGTGCTCGCCACCAATTCGGGCATGAGCCGGGAGATGTTCCGGGCGGGTCAGGCGTGGCTCGGACGCTTCCGCGGCGGCCTGGCGCTCTCCACCATCGCCGCCTGCGCGGGATTCGCCGCCATCTGCGGCTCGTCCGTCGCCACCGCCGCGACCATGACGAAGATCGCGCTCCCGGAGATGCGCCGCTTCGGCTACCCGGAGGACGTCTCGTCCGGCGTGGTCGCGGCCGGGGGCACGCTGGGGATCCTGATCCCGCCCTCGGTGGTGCTGGCGGTCTACGCCTACATCACCGAGCAGGACGTCGGCGTCCTCTTCGTGGCCGGCATCATCCCCGGCCTCATCGCGATCCTCTTCTACATGGGCGCGGTGCGGCTCGCCTACCGCAACAAGCTGCCCGAGGGGACGCCCTTCCAGATGCGCGAGGCGGTGGCGTCGCTCTCGGGCATCTGGGCGGTGCTGCTCCTCTTCGTGATGGTGATCGGCGCGATGTACTTCGGCGTCGTGACGCCGACGGAGGCGGCCGCCACGGGGGCGCTGCTGACGATGCTGATCGGCATCGTGCGGCGCCGGCTGGGGCCGCGGCTCATCATGGCGAGCCTCGTCGAGGCGTTGCGCACGTCGGTCGCGATCTACACCATCCTCATCGGCGCGGTGCTGTTCGGCTATTTCCTGGCGATCACCCGCACGCCGCAGAAGATCACGATGTTCCTCACCGACCTCGACGTCGGCGCTTACGGCACGCTCGCGCTGATCCTCGGCTTCTTCCTGCTGGCCGGCTGCATCCTCGACGCGATGGCGATGATCATCCTCCTGGTGCCGATCGTCTTTCCCGTGATCCAGGGGCTGGGGTTCGACCCGATCTGGTTCGGCGTCATCATCGTCGTCACGGTGGAACTGGGGATGATCACGCCGCCGGTGGGGATGAACGTCTTCGTCATCAACACCATCGCACGCGACGTGCCGCTGACGACGATCTTCCGGGGCATCCTGCCCTTCGTCGCGGCGGATATCCTGCGGCTGATCCTCTACGTCGCCTTCCCGGCGATCATCCTCTTCCTACCGTCGACGATGTGA
- a CDS encoding SMP-30/gluconolactonase/LRE family protein: protein MKRTLCAIAALCLAPGLALAQSADGDVPALPRTADMASPVPIPPAEKSLPTITAKEWFKVSDEGMQLEGPVFTPNGDLIFCEVFEGRIFRLTPEGELSEVLGKNELRPAGIESDKEGNLYVAELGNFDDEGSVVKVAADGSSVEEIVPRSAGYLADDLVFDRDGGFYFTDFKGGSTRPDGGVYYVGPERGEPVQVVPNVAIGNGIGLSPDGKTLWFTELAAGRLHKVSLADATTVAPFGAVVAYQFTGPAPDSLRTDAEGNVYVAMYTQGRIMVFNKNGFPVGQILVPGRDEGHNLRTTSMVIKPGTDDMYIFTNDWDGGEGSTIFHAKALAPASTPYAWQD, encoded by the coding sequence ATGAAACGCACACTCTGTGCGATCGCGGCCCTGTGCCTGGCGCCCGGCCTCGCTCTCGCCCAATCCGCCGACGGCGACGTCCCGGCCCTGCCGCGCACCGCCGACATGGCGAGCCCGGTCCCCATCCCGCCCGCCGAGAAGAGCCTGCCGACCATCACCGCCAAGGAATGGTTCAAGGTCTCCGACGAGGGAATGCAGCTCGAGGGGCCGGTGTTCACCCCCAACGGCGACCTGATCTTCTGCGAAGTGTTCGAGGGCCGCATCTTCCGTCTGACGCCGGAAGGCGAACTCTCCGAGGTGCTGGGCAAGAACGAGCTGCGCCCGGCCGGCATCGAGTCCGACAAGGAGGGCAACCTCTACGTCGCCGAGCTCGGCAACTTCGACGACGAGGGCTCGGTGGTGAAGGTCGCCGCGGACGGCTCGTCCGTGGAGGAGATCGTCCCGCGCAGCGCCGGCTACCTCGCCGACGATCTCGTCTTCGACCGTGACGGCGGGTTCTACTTCACCGACTTCAAGGGCGGCTCGACGCGGCCGGACGGCGGCGTCTACTACGTCGGCCCCGAGCGGGGCGAGCCGGTGCAGGTGGTGCCGAACGTCGCCATCGGCAACGGCATCGGCCTCAGCCCGGACGGCAAGACGCTGTGGTTCACCGAGCTGGCCGCCGGCCGGCTCCACAAGGTGAGCCTCGCCGACGCCACCACCGTCGCCCCGTTCGGCGCCGTGGTCGCCTACCAGTTCACCGGTCCGGCGCCCGATTCGCTGCGCACCGACGCGGAAGGCAACGTCTACGTGGCGATGTACACGCAAGGTCGCATCATGGTGTTCAACAAGAACGGCTTCCCCGTCGGCCAGATCCTGGTGCCGGGGCGCGACGAGGGGCACAACCTGCGCACCACGTCGATGGTGATCAAGCCGGGCACGGACGACATGTACATCTTCACCAACGACTGGGACGGCGGCGAGGGCTCGACGATCTTCCACGCCAAGGCGCTCGCCCCGGCCTCCACCCCCTACGCCTGGCAGGACTGA
- a CDS encoding TRAP transporter small permease subunit yields the protein MPRALNAFATAVTTINRLFYKLASLLMLVIVPVMLYAVVARYGFGAPSSWGLELATLLFGPFFLLGGPYLLHIKGHVNLDLVRHSAPPWLNRAFDIVNFPIIGAFALILLYYAWPFAVQSWELGETSFTTWNPPIWPIKFVIPLALALLFLQALVEWLRVLFGDPDALENETNAPEAL from the coding sequence ATGCCCCGCGCACTCAACGCTTTCGCCACCGCCGTGACGACGATCAACCGGCTGTTCTACAAGCTCGCGAGCCTATTGATGCTCGTGATCGTCCCGGTGATGCTCTACGCCGTGGTGGCCCGCTACGGGTTCGGCGCACCGTCGAGCTGGGGGCTGGAGCTGGCGACGCTCCTGTTCGGCCCGTTCTTCCTCCTGGGCGGGCCCTACCTCCTCCACATCAAGGGCCACGTGAACCTCGATCTGGTGCGCCACTCGGCGCCCCCCTGGCTCAACCGGGCCTTCGACATCGTGAACTTCCCCATCATCGGGGCGTTCGCGCTGATCCTGCTCTATTACGCCTGGCCGTTCGCGGTGCAGTCGTGGGAGTTGGGCGAGACCTCCTTCACGACCTGGAACCCGCCGATCTGGCCGATCAAGTTCGTGATCCCCCTCGCCCTGGCCCTCCTCTTCCTTCAAGCGCTGGTCGAGTGGCTGCGCGTGCTCTTCGGCGATCCCGACGCGCTGGAGAACGAAACCAACGCGCCGGAGGCCCTGTGA
- a CDS encoding TRAP transporter substrate-binding protein has translation MLRTVLAAALCLGLPASVAAQEVTLSFAHWLPPTHPLQPTGFEPWIQSIEDASDGRIKIDIYPAQQLGAAGDHYDMARDGIADITWINPGYQPGRFPLHAIGELPLMMSDAKAGSRAFDAWYRQYAPQEMSDVYYCMTHSHDPGTFHSKDPVRTPADIEGKNVRPAHATMARWVSLMGGASVQVPAPEAREAIAKGAADMITFPWGSIFIFGIDKEVSNHLDTPLYVSSQAIVMNKDMVEGLPDDLRQIIDDHCTPEWTETVVSGWVDAEAAGRDRMIEEGHTLYKPTAEDLAKWRESAAPLTQEWMEAVNARGVDAQAAYDGYVAALQEAGALMGDD, from the coding sequence ATGTTGAGAACCGTGCTGGCGGCCGCCCTGTGCCTCGGCCTCCCGGCGAGCGTCGCCGCGCAGGAGGTGACGCTCTCGTTCGCCCACTGGCTGCCGCCGACCCACCCGCTGCAGCCCACCGGCTTCGAGCCGTGGATCCAGTCGATCGAGGACGCCTCCGACGGGCGCATCAAGATCGACATCTACCCCGCCCAGCAGCTCGGCGCCGCAGGCGACCATTACGACATGGCCCGCGACGGCATCGCCGACATCACCTGGATCAACCCCGGCTACCAGCCCGGCCGCTTCCCGCTGCACGCCATCGGCGAGCTGCCGCTCATGATGTCCGACGCCAAGGCCGGCTCGCGCGCGTTCGACGCGTGGTACCGCCAGTATGCGCCGCAGGAGATGAGCGACGTCTACTACTGCATGACGCACAGCCACGACCCCGGCACCTTCCACTCCAAGGATCCGGTGCGGACCCCGGCCGACATCGAGGGCAAGAACGTCCGCCCCGCGCACGCCACGATGGCGCGCTGGGTCTCGCTGATGGGCGGCGCCTCGGTGCAGGTCCCGGCGCCCGAAGCGCGCGAGGCGATCGCCAAGGGCGCGGCCGACATGATCACCTTCCCGTGGGGCTCGATCTTCATCTTCGGCATCGACAAGGAGGTGTCCAACCACCTCGACACGCCGCTCTACGTTTCCAGCCAGGCGATCGTGATGAACAAGGACATGGTCGAGGGGCTGCCGGACGACCTGCGCCAGATCATCGACGACCACTGCACGCCGGAGTGGACCGAGACGGTGGTTTCCGGCTGGGTGGACGCCGAGGCGGCCGGGCGCGACCGCATGATCGAAGAGGGCCACACCCTCTATAAGCCCACCGCCGAGGACCTCGCCAAGTGGCGCGAATCGGCCGCCCCGCTCACGCAGGAGTGGATGGAGGCCGTCAACGCCCGCGGGGTCGACGCGCAAGCCGCCTACGACGGCTACGTCGCCGCGCTGCAGGAGGCCGGGGCGCTGATGGGCGACGACTGA
- a CDS encoding 3-hydroxyacyl-CoA dehydrogenase NAD-binding domain-containing protein produces the protein MTERAISKVAVIGTGVIGASWVSNFLAQGLSVGATDPADGAEARLRAAVDAHWPALTEIGLAPGADRGRLTFHPTPEAAAEGVDLVQENGPERVATKRTLFAALDEAAPADAIVATSTSTIMVSEFQDACTRHPERVVLAHPFNPPHLIPLVEVGGGSATAPEVVARAIEFYRAIGKHPIHLKREARGHVSNRLQIALWKEAFHIVQSGIASVEDVDAAIAHGPGLRWALLGPFLNIHLSGGPGGIRGLLEGPLGAATTGMFGELGQPTMDQALIDQLSEGVAEELAAHDVEAMIETRNRLLVELVRDKAAARVLP, from the coding sequence ATGACCGAGCGGGCGATTTCCAAGGTGGCGGTGATCGGCACCGGCGTGATCGGGGCGAGCTGGGTGAGCAACTTCCTCGCCCAGGGCCTCAGCGTCGGCGCCACGGACCCGGCCGACGGTGCCGAGGCGCGCCTGCGGGCGGCGGTCGACGCGCACTGGCCGGCGCTCACCGAAATCGGCCTCGCGCCGGGGGCGGACCGCGGCCGCCTCACCTTCCACCCCACGCCCGAAGCCGCCGCCGAGGGGGTCGACCTCGTCCAGGAGAACGGGCCGGAGCGGGTGGCGACCAAGCGCACCCTGTTCGCCGCGCTCGACGAGGCGGCGCCGGCCGACGCGATCGTCGCCACCAGCACCTCGACCATCATGGTCAGCGAGTTTCAGGACGCCTGCACGCGCCATCCCGAGCGGGTCGTCCTGGCGCACCCGTTCAACCCGCCGCACCTGATCCCGCTGGTGGAGGTCGGCGGCGGCAGCGCGACCGCGCCAGAGGTCGTGGCGCGGGCGATCGAGTTCTACCGCGCCATCGGCAAGCACCCGATCCACCTCAAACGAGAGGCACGCGGGCACGTCTCCAACCGCCTGCAGATCGCCTTGTGGAAGGAAGCCTTCCACATCGTCCAGTCCGGCATCGCCAGCGTGGAGGACGTCGACGCGGCGATCGCGCACGGGCCGGGGCTGCGCTGGGCGCTGCTGGGGCCGTTCCTCAACATCCACCTGTCGGGCGGGCCCGGCGGCATCCGTGGGCTGCTGGAAGGGCCGCTCGGCGCCGCGACGACGGGGATGTTCGGCGAGCTCGGCCAGCCGACGATGGACCAGGCGCTGATCGACCAGCTCTCGGAGGGTGTCGCCGAGGAGCTTGCCGCGCACGACGTCGAGGCCATGATCGAAACGCGCAACCGCCTCCTCGTCGAGCTGGTGCGCGACAAGGCCGCCGCGAGGGTTCTGCCATGA
- a CDS encoding DUF3237 domain-containing protein, with product MIDPPRLAHLVDLRVELGPPMELGSGRAGRRRIIPILGGTVTGRITGRIANHGADWQTVFDDGLAELDTRYLVETDDGALIEIRNFGYRHGSPEVLARLAAGENVDAAQYYMRTHPRFETGAPRYAWLNRTICIGTGAREAAAVRMHVFEVL from the coding sequence ATGATCGATCCGCCCCGCCTCGCCCATCTCGTCGACCTGCGGGTCGAGCTGGGACCGCCGATGGAGCTGGGGAGCGGGCGGGCGGGCCGGCGACGCATCATCCCCATCCTCGGCGGTACGGTGACGGGGCGCATCACCGGCCGAATCGCGAACCATGGCGCCGACTGGCAGACGGTGTTCGACGACGGCCTCGCCGAACTCGACACGCGCTACCTCGTCGAGACCGACGACGGCGCGCTGATCGAGATCCGCAACTTCGGCTACCGGCACGGGTCGCCGGAGGTGCTGGCACGTCTCGCTGCGGGCGAAAACGTCGACGCCGCGCAATACTACATGCGCACCCATCCGCGGTTCGAGACCGGCGCACCGCGTTATGCCTGGCTCAACCGCACGATCTGCATCGGCACCGGGGCGCGTGAAGCCGCGGCCGTGCGAATGCACGTCTTCGAGGTTCTGTAG